In the genome of Triticum urartu cultivar G1812 chromosome 5, Tu2.1, whole genome shotgun sequence, one region contains:
- the LOC125507920 gene encoding uncharacterized protein LOC125507920, protein MGHGVACGWVMEAADVLMMQFVLSPRRRRAHAGRGHPRHVRPLALLIRHTPQVGARIDRGGFFCLLFSSGSPNSTFLLEAIGRGKAAVLLSFGGCDMAIAAHTQDIEEAEEEVVVVVIVVQGPEEAVATVEVAADVVGERERLWT, encoded by the coding sequence ATGGGTCATGGGGTGGCGTGCGGATGGGTCATGGAGGCTGCCGACGTGCTGATGATGCAGTTCGTGTTGTCACCGCGGCGACGGAGAGCTCATGCAGGCCGAGGCCACCCACGCCATGTCCGGCCACTCGCCCTACTCATCCGCCACACACCGCAGGTGGGCGCCCGCATCGACCGCGGCggcttcttctgcctcctcttcAGCAGCGGCAGCCCCAACTCCACTTTCCTGCTCGAGGCCATCGGCAGGGGCAAGGCCGCCGTGCTGCTCTCCTTCGGCGGCTGTGACATGGCCATCGCCGCGCACACCCAGGACATCGAGGAGGctgaggaggaggtggtggtcgtcgttATTGTGGTGCAGGGTCCCGAGGAAGCCGTGGCCACGGTGGAGGTGGCGGCGGATGTCGTCGGCGAAAGGGAGCGGTTGTGGACATGA